A genomic stretch from Limanda limanda chromosome 11, fLimLim1.1, whole genome shotgun sequence includes:
- the LOC133013702 gene encoding poliovirus receptor homolog isoform X1, whose amino-acid sequence MARQHDLPSMMGLLCLLASILAGHGAAGQRVKVEAEVLSYPGQTVNLRCAFTDTTGIELTMVTWIYEPKEGERINIAVFHPSHNPNYPESPMKGRVSFSPSPPKLVSPSIQITGVRMTDEGRYICEYATFPIGNEQGITYLVMLAKPQNSASIVTVEVGTKPVVVARCESVDGLPASQISWVTTANGNGTSVRKDGKDNTVTMISEYVMVPTAADNGKDISCVVVHRTQVKAESFPLKLAVQYPPQVTIEGYDNNWYMGRTNVVLTCQASGNPVPISVLWKTMSGVMPDTVQITDNKLKVLKVDESVNTTFVCEVKNRIGTTRDQVTTNVREPTVNPSNVGVVAGAVIGSLLALLLVAALIAVLVTRSRRQQQGYRANGGGDMKTRIFGGGKKASKNGTSGGAGTGGVGGGNNNGPIYVYNESSSHQALGEKNNHHQPLTTPTAQDILLSQELDDAERRKFDELEDEERYDNFTGGAPILQLRPPNDQDDIIGAYMDDDMESQRDGSVISRTAVYV is encoded by the exons GAGCGGCAGGTCAGCGAGTGAAGGTGGAGGCGGAGGTGTTGTCGTATCCTGGCCAGACGGTGAACCTACGCTGTGCCTTCACTGATACCACAGGGATTGAGCTCACAATG GTTACTTGGATCTACGAGCCGAAGGAGGGCGAGAGGATCAACATCGCCGTGTTTCACCCCAGCCATAATCCCAACTACCCCGAGTCGCCTATGAAGGGCAGGGTCAGCTTCTCACCCAGCCCCCCGAAACTGGTCAGCCCTTCCATCCAGATCACCGGAGTGAGGATGACGGACGAGGGGCGGTACATCTGCGAATATGCCACCTTCCCAATTGGCAACGAGCAGGGCATCACCTATCTGGTCATGCTGG CTAAGCCTCAGAACTCTGCCTCCATCGTCACAGTGGAAGTGGGCACTAAGCCGGTGGTGGTGGCGCGCTGCGAGTCCGTGGATGGCCTACCCGCTTCCCAGATCTCCTGGGTGACCACGGCCAACGGCAACGGGACGTCCGTGAGGAAAGACGGCAAAGACAACACGGTGACGATGATCAGCGAGTACGTCATGGTTCCCACGGCGGCAGACAATGGAAAGGACATCAGTTGTGTCGTGGTCCACCGGACACAGGTTAAAGCAGAGAGCTTCCCGTTGAAGCTCGCAGTCCAAT aCCCCCCTCAGGTGACAATCGAGGGTTATGACAATAATTGGTACATGGGTCGCACAAACGTGGTGCTCACCTGCCAAGCTAGCGGAAACCCCGTTCCGATCTCTGTGCTCTGGAAGAC GATGTCAGGAGTGATGCCAGACACGGTGCAGATCACTGACAACAAGCTGAAGGTGCTCAAGGTGGACGAGTCTGTCAACACCACTTTTGTCTGCGAGGTCAAGAACCGCATTGGAACCACGAGGGATCAGGTCACAACCAACGTCAGAG AGCCCACAGTGAACCCATCCAACGTCGGCGTGGTGGCgggagctgtgattggctccctGCTGGCCCTCCTTTTGGTCGCCGCTCTCATTGCCGTGCTCGTCACCCGTAGCCGCAGGCAGCAGCAGGGCTACCGGGCCAACGGCGGCGGTGACATGAAGACGCGCATATTTGGCGGAGGCAAGAAGGCGAGCAAGAACGGCACGAGCGGAGGTGCGGGCACCGGCGGCGTGGGGGGCGGGAACAACAACGGGCCCATCTATGTTTACAACGAGAGCTCCTCCCACCAGGCCCTGGGAGAGAAGAACAACCACCACCAGCCTCTCACGACCCCCACCGCCCAAGACATCCTGTTGAGCCAAGAATTAGATGACGCGGAGAGGAGGAAGTTTGACGagctggaggacgaggagaggtaTGACAACTTCACTGGAGGGGCGCCCATCCTTCAGCTCCGCCCACCCAACGACCAGGACGATATTATCGGAGCTTACATGGATGACGACATGGAGTCCCAGCGGGATGGCTCCGTCATCTCACGGACTGCAGTTTACgtatag